The Desulfitobacterium chlororespirans DSM 11544 genome window below encodes:
- the polC gene encoding DNA polymerase III subunit alpha produces the protein MKRVQEIFRNFEAGVSLNTAFVKAVVLKEKSKTLEMKISSDNYIEVGDLESLNQFIREQLTLEDSEIIVEYSEGTPKKPIEEELKKIISLLARKHPLLKSALNNCDFDITDQSIQLTFKIAVSYLLKGKGYDKIIQEAIKNLYGAHYTVHFADKVNPEDLVRLQEATQEKELQLIQKERVAAPPSPTPAERPKEAAPVPAESKADDGKKSDPQLILGRNAAIKDKVIKITDITPDEGKIALQGELSNIEAKELKSGKTLVSFDLYDGSSSITCKSFLKPGEDSEVVSRLQKAKGVKLSGNAGFSKFSGEIEIIAHTIVETEGVKKYIRQDLAKAKRVELHLHTQMSQMDAMSGATDLIKRAMNWGMKAIAITDHGVVQSFPEAYKLLGRDNPNMKVIYGVEAYLAPDKKPSVTHPQGQSIDTAYCVLDLETTGFSAVTEKITEIGIMKIQGGKIIDQFGCFVNPEKPIPARVVEVTNITDDMVKNAETIDQVFPKLLQFIEGSVLVAHNADFDIGFLKHNAKVLGYDFDYTYVDTLSLAKELFPDYKTYKLGRIAKNLGIKVEVAHRALDDVGTTVKVFNIMIDMLKERGVETLEDIDLKAADEGAKKDEYKKLKTYHAIILAKDYTGLKNLYKLVSYSHLDYFYKKPRILKSLYKKYSEGLILGSACSEGELYQAILLGRSEEEIEAIAEEYDYLEIQPLGNNDYLIRTEQVPGKDYLMEINRKIVALGEKLNKPVVATGDVHFLDPEDEVYRRILEAGQGFKDADQQPPLYLKTTEEMLEEFAYLGEDKAYEVVVTNTNLIADLCEPISPISSEKASPHIEGCEETIKEIAFGKAHELYGNPLPDIVQQRLDRELDSIIKNGFSVMYIIAQKLVWKSNEDGYLVGSRGSVGSSVAAYMTGITEVNALPPHYRCPSCKYSDFSDHGPKIGFDLPDRECPVCGTQLDKDGIDIPFETFLGFNGDKEPDIDLNFSGEYQAKAHKYTEVIFGKGTTFKAGTIGTIADKTAFGYVRKYFEEKNRTANKAEIIRIAKGCTGIKRTSGQHPGGIIVVPKGREIFEFCPVQHPADDPNSDIITTHFDYHSIDQNLLKLDILGHDDPTVIRMLQDITGVDPKTIPMDDKKTMSLFSSTEALSVTPEQINSKVGTFGIPEFGTRFVRGMLLDTLPKAFEDLICISGLSHGTDVWLGNAKDLIDAGTVTLSEAVCTRDEIMTYLIRKGLPPNTAFKIMEIVRKGKALKDPKWPEYETLMREHDVPEWYIDSCRKIKYMFPKAHAAAYVMMAFRIAWFKVHIPLAYYAAYFTIRAKAFDAEFMIFGKEKVKAKMKEIEALGNQAAPKDKDMYDDLEIVLEMYERGFSFLPMDIYASHATKFQVEGNALRPPLNSISGMGTVAAEGLYNAAQEKPFNSLEDVKKRGKIGNSTMELLSKFDCLKGIPESDQISFFDLIS, from the coding sequence ATGAAAAGAGTTCAGGAGATTTTCAGGAATTTTGAGGCTGGAGTCAGCTTAAACACAGCCTTCGTCAAAGCCGTGGTGCTGAAGGAGAAGAGCAAGACCCTGGAAATGAAGATCAGCTCGGATAACTATATAGAGGTCGGCGACCTTGAATCTCTGAATCAATTTATAAGAGAACAATTGACCTTAGAGGATTCTGAGATTATCGTCGAGTACTCTGAGGGTACTCCCAAAAAGCCCATCGAAGAGGAGCTCAAGAAAATCATCAGTTTGCTGGCCCGCAAACATCCTCTTTTGAAATCTGCCCTCAATAATTGCGACTTCGACATCACGGATCAATCCATACAGCTTACCTTTAAGATTGCTGTTTCTTACTTACTCAAAGGCAAGGGCTATGACAAGATCATTCAAGAGGCGATTAAGAACCTCTATGGTGCCCATTATACCGTTCATTTCGCCGATAAAGTCAACCCTGAAGATTTAGTCCGGCTGCAAGAGGCTACCCAGGAAAAAGAACTTCAGCTGATTCAAAAAGAGAGGGTGGCGGCCCCCCCTAGTCCAACCCCTGCCGAACGCCCTAAAGAAGCTGCACCTGTGCCGGCAGAGAGCAAAGCTGATGATGGCAAAAAAAGCGATCCCCAGCTTATTTTGGGCCGTAATGCCGCCATTAAAGATAAAGTCATCAAAATTACCGACATTACCCCCGATGAAGGCAAGATCGCTCTTCAAGGGGAACTGTCCAATATCGAAGCCAAAGAACTAAAAAGCGGCAAAACTTTAGTGTCCTTTGATCTCTATGACGGCTCAAGCTCCATCACCTGTAAGTCCTTCCTCAAACCCGGTGAAGACAGTGAGGTCGTATCCAGACTGCAGAAGGCTAAAGGAGTTAAGCTTTCCGGAAATGCTGGCTTCAGCAAGTTTTCCGGGGAAATAGAGATCATTGCCCACACCATCGTGGAAACAGAAGGTGTAAAAAAGTATATACGGCAGGACCTGGCTAAAGCAAAACGGGTGGAACTGCACCTGCACACCCAAATGAGTCAGATGGACGCCATGAGCGGTGCCACGGATCTCATCAAACGGGCCATGAACTGGGGGATGAAAGCCATTGCCATTACCGATCATGGTGTGGTTCAGTCCTTCCCCGAAGCTTATAAACTCCTGGGCAGAGATAATCCCAATATGAAGGTCATCTATGGTGTGGAAGCCTATTTGGCACCAGATAAGAAACCTTCCGTAACCCATCCTCAAGGCCAGAGTATTGATACTGCCTATTGTGTACTGGACCTGGAAACCACCGGCTTCTCAGCCGTCACGGAAAAGATCACGGAAATCGGAATCATGAAGATCCAAGGCGGCAAGATCATCGATCAATTCGGCTGTTTTGTCAATCCGGAGAAACCCATCCCCGCCCGAGTCGTGGAGGTAACCAACATCACCGATGACATGGTCAAGAATGCTGAGACCATCGACCAGGTTTTTCCTAAGCTCTTGCAGTTTATCGAAGGAAGCGTCTTAGTCGCTCATAATGCTGATTTTGATATAGGCTTCCTGAAGCACAACGCGAAAGTCTTAGGCTATGATTTTGACTATACTTATGTGGATACCTTGTCCTTAGCCAAGGAACTTTTTCCGGATTACAAAACCTATAAATTAGGGAGAATTGCCAAGAATCTGGGCATTAAAGTGGAGGTCGCTCACCGGGCTCTCGATGATGTGGGCACCACCGTTAAGGTGTTCAATATTATGATCGATATGCTTAAAGAGCGGGGGGTAGAAACCCTTGAGGATATTGATCTGAAGGCGGCGGATGAAGGGGCTAAGAAGGATGAATATAAAAAGCTTAAGACCTATCATGCCATCATCTTAGCCAAGGATTATACCGGACTTAAAAACTTATACAAGCTGGTCTCCTATTCTCATTTGGACTATTTTTATAAAAAACCCCGTATCTTGAAGAGTCTCTATAAAAAGTACTCAGAAGGCTTGATTCTCGGCAGTGCCTGCAGTGAAGGGGAGCTTTACCAAGCCATCCTGCTGGGCCGCTCGGAGGAGGAAATCGAGGCCATCGCCGAAGAATACGATTATCTGGAGATCCAGCCCCTCGGGAATAATGATTACCTGATCAGAACCGAGCAGGTGCCGGGTAAAGACTATCTCATGGAGATCAATCGCAAGATCGTCGCCCTGGGTGAGAAACTCAACAAACCGGTTGTCGCCACAGGGGATGTGCATTTCCTGGATCCCGAAGATGAAGTCTACCGGCGCATCCTGGAAGCAGGCCAGGGCTTCAAGGATGCGGATCAGCAGCCTCCCCTCTATCTGAAAACCACTGAAGAGATGCTGGAGGAATTCGCTTATTTGGGAGAAGACAAAGCCTATGAAGTGGTGGTCACCAACACTAATCTGATCGCCGATCTCTGCGAGCCCATCAGCCCTATTTCCTCGGAAAAAGCTTCCCCTCATATTGAGGGCTGTGAGGAGACCATTAAAGAGATCGCTTTTGGCAAGGCTCACGAACTTTATGGAAACCCTTTGCCGGACATCGTTCAGCAAAGGCTGGACAGGGAGCTGGATTCCATCATCAAAAACGGCTTCTCCGTAATGTATATCATCGCCCAAAAACTGGTCTGGAAATCCAACGAAGACGGCTATCTGGTTGGGTCCCGGGGTTCGGTAGGTTCTTCCGTAGCCGCCTATATGACAGGCATCACTGAGGTCAATGCCCTGCCCCCTCACTACCGTTGCCCCAGCTGCAAATACTCGGATTTCTCCGATCATGGCCCTAAGATCGGCTTTGACCTGCCGGATCGAGAATGCCCCGTCTGTGGAACCCAGCTGGATAAGGATGGCATCGACATTCCCTTTGAAACCTTCCTGGGCTTCAACGGAGACAAAGAGCCGGATATTGACTTAAACTTCTCCGGTGAATACCAGGCTAAAGCCCACAAATACACCGAGGTTATCTTTGGTAAAGGCACCACCTTCAAAGCGGGAACTATCGGCACCATTGCCGATAAGACAGCCTTTGGCTATGTGCGGAAGTATTTCGAGGAAAAGAATCGGACTGCCAATAAGGCGGAAATCATCCGCATCGCCAAAGGCTGCACAGGCATTAAGCGGACCTCGGGACAGCATCCGGGCGGCATCATCGTGGTGCCCAAAGGCCGGGAAATCTTTGAGTTCTGCCCTGTACAGCATCCTGCCGATGACCCCAATTCAGATATTATCACCACCCATTTTGACTACCACTCCATTGACCAGAACCTTTTGAAGCTGGATATTCTGGGCCACGATGATCCCACGGTGATCCGCATGCTTCAGGATATTACCGGAGTCGATCCGAAAACCATTCCCATGGACGATAAGAAGACCATGTCTCTCTTCTCCTCCACAGAAGCCTTGAGTGTAACTCCTGAACAGATCAACTCCAAGGTAGGGACCTTCGGCATCCCTGAATTCGGTACCCGCTTCGTCCGGGGCATGCTCCTGGATACTCTGCCTAAAGCCTTCGAAGACTTAATCTGCATTTCCGGCCTCTCTCATGGAACCGATGTGTGGCTGGGGAATGCCAAGGACTTGATCGATGCGGGAACGGTGACCCTAAGCGAGGCGGTCTGTACCCGTGACGAGATTATGACCTATCTCATTCGCAAGGGCCTCCCTCCCAATACAGCTTTTAAAATCATGGAAATAGTGCGTAAAGGAAAAGCACTCAAAGATCCAAAATGGCCGGAGTACGAAACCTTAATGAGGGAGCACGATGTTCCGGAATGGTATATCGATTCCTGCCGCAAGATTAAATACATGTTCCCTAAAGCTCATGCCGCGGCCTATGTGATGATGGCCTTCCGTATCGCCTGGTTTAAGGTGCATATTCCCTTGGCCTATTACGCAGCCTATTTCACCATTCGCGCCAAGGCCTTTGACGCCGAATTTATGATCTTCGGCAAAGAAAAAGTCAAGGCGAAAATGAAAGAAATCGAGGCCTTGGGTAATCAAGCGGCACCCAAGGATAAGGATATGTACGATGATCTGGAAATCGTTTTGGAGATGTATGAGAGGGGCTTCTCCTTCCTGCCCATGGATATCTACGCATCCCATGCTACAAAATTCCAGGTAGAGGGCAATGCTTTAAGACCCCCTCTTAACAGCATCTCAGGCATGGGAACCGTCGCTGCTGAAGGATTATATAATGCCGCCCAGGAAAAACCTTTCAACTCCTTGGAGGATGTCAAGAAACGGGGCAAAATCGGGAATTCTACTATGGAATTACTGAGTAAATTTGATTGCTTAAAGGGCATCCCGGAAAGCGATCAGATCAGCTTCTTTGATCTAATCAGTTAA
- a CDS encoding 2-isopropylmalate synthase has translation MKNVENYRRGYFMPPVKSLKWAEKEYITTPPTWCSVDLRDGNQALVVPMSLEEKLEYYHMLLKIGFKEIEVGFPAASETEYAFLRTLIEQNLIPDDVTIQVLTQSRDHIIEKTFKALAGVKKAVVHLYNSTSVAQREQVFKMSREEIIEIAASGARLLKKYAAETDGNFQFEYSPESFTGTEMEFALEICNQVLDVLEPTPENKVIINLPATVSMSMPHVYASQIEYMSEHLKYRDHVILSLHPHNDRGTAVADAELGLLAGGQRIEGTLFGNGERTGNVDIVTLALNLFSHGVDPGLNFASMLEITAKYEELTRMKVHDRQPYGGKLVFAAFSGSHQDAITKGIKWREEHDCNYWNVPYLLIDPQDIGREYEGDVIRINSQSGKGGIAYMLEQHYALDLPAKMREDFGYKVKNVSDNLHKELMPEEIKDIFFKEYVNIESPIKFLNFRFLNHDDFQTTVTLEFKGEIQELSGEGDGRLDAISNALQARLGLSYTNLIYKEHALELGSKSQAVSYVGVTGPDGVIHWGCGIHTDIFTSSVKALLSAINTMLKDSSMV, from the coding sequence ATGAAGAATGTGGAAAATTATCGCCGAGGGTATTTCATGCCCCCTGTCAAAAGCTTAAAGTGGGCGGAGAAAGAGTATATTACTACGCCACCCACGTGGTGCAGCGTTGATCTTCGGGACGGCAACCAGGCTCTGGTGGTACCGATGAGCCTGGAAGAAAAGCTGGAGTATTATCACATGCTCTTAAAGATTGGCTTTAAGGAGATTGAGGTGGGTTTCCCGGCAGCCTCGGAAACAGAGTATGCTTTCCTGCGCACCCTTATTGAGCAGAATCTGATTCCTGACGATGTGACCATTCAGGTCTTGACTCAATCCCGTGACCATATCATCGAGAAGACCTTCAAAGCTTTGGCGGGAGTCAAAAAGGCAGTCGTCCATCTTTATAATTCCACCTCTGTAGCCCAACGGGAGCAGGTCTTTAAAATGAGCCGGGAAGAGATTATTGAGATCGCCGCCAGTGGTGCCCGGTTGCTGAAAAAATATGCCGCAGAGACAGATGGGAATTTCCAATTTGAATATTCGCCGGAGAGCTTTACCGGTACGGAAATGGAGTTCGCCCTGGAAATCTGCAATCAGGTCCTCGATGTGCTTGAACCTACCCCGGAAAATAAAGTGATTATTAACCTGCCGGCCACGGTTTCTATGTCCATGCCCCACGTCTATGCCAGTCAGATTGAATATATGAGCGAGCACCTTAAGTATCGGGACCATGTGATCTTATCCCTTCATCCCCATAATGACCGGGGGACTGCCGTAGCTGATGCGGAGCTGGGCTTGCTGGCCGGCGGTCAGCGCATCGAGGGGACCCTGTTTGGCAATGGGGAACGCACCGGCAATGTGGATATCGTCACCTTAGCCCTTAATCTGTTTTCCCATGGGGTGGACCCCGGCCTCAACTTCGCAAGCATGTTGGAAATCACGGCCAAGTATGAAGAGTTGACCCGGATGAAAGTCCATGACCGTCAGCCTTATGGGGGCAAACTGGTCTTTGCGGCCTTCTCCGGTTCCCATCAGGATGCCATCACCAAGGGCATCAAGTGGCGGGAAGAACATGACTGCAACTATTGGAATGTTCCCTATCTGCTTATTGATCCCCAGGACATTGGCCGGGAGTATGAAGGAGATGTGATCCGTATTAATAGCCAGTCGGGTAAAGGGGGCATCGCCTATATGCTGGAACAGCATTATGCTCTTGATTTGCCGGCTAAGATGCGGGAAGACTTCGGCTATAAGGTGAAAAACGTATCCGATAACCTGCATAAGGAACTCATGCCTGAAGAAATCAAGGATATCTTCTTCAAGGAATATGTCAATATTGAGAGTCCCATTAAATTCCTCAACTTCCGTTTCCTCAACCATGATGATTTTCAGACAACGGTCACCCTTGAGTTCAAGGGTGAGATTCAAGAACTGTCAGGAGAAGGGGATGGTCGTTTGGATGCCATCAGCAATGCTCTCCAGGCTCGTTTGGGGTTATCTTACACCAACCTGATTTATAAAGAGCATGCTTTGGAATTAGGCTCCAAGTCACAAGCAGTTTCCTATGTGGGAGTCACCGGCCCGGACGGGGTGATTCACTGGGGATGCGGAATTCACACCGATATCTTTACTTCTTCGGTTAAGGCTTTGCTCAGTGCTATTAACACCATGCTCAAGGATTCAAGTATGGTTTAA
- a CDS encoding MBL fold metallo-hydrolase: MIREIYPHIYLNEIPLPHNPLKTLNSYIVLAGDRPLILDTGFDLEACKSAFMEGVEELQIDLKKTDLVLSHMHVDHTGLADFLAEQGCQVYIGKKDGILLNNYRTSPGLIMSELNKVLNLGGEMNSTEKAIFDTTPKKPLVYTPLNEGDCLETGLYQWEVINIPGHSPGHIGLYERKHKLFFGGDHILNEITPNITFFHYKIDSLGNFIRSLEKIRRYDIEQVFPAHRSLIANHRQRIDELTAHHQERLVEIAEILGDGKKTVGQTAARMHWELRYNSWDDFPLAQKWFASGEAMAHLEHLVHKGEVRRVNHDGEAYYELVN, translated from the coding sequence ATGATTCGTGAAATCTATCCCCATATCTATTTAAATGAGATACCTTTGCCCCATAACCCTTTAAAAACCTTGAACAGCTATATTGTTCTGGCCGGGGACCGTCCCCTTATTTTGGATACGGGATTTGACCTGGAAGCTTGTAAGTCTGCTTTCATGGAAGGGGTAGAGGAGCTCCAAATCGATCTGAAAAAGACGGATTTGGTATTGAGCCATATGCATGTAGACCACACCGGGCTGGCTGACTTTTTAGCCGAGCAGGGGTGCCAGGTTTATATTGGGAAAAAGGACGGCATTCTGCTCAATAACTATAGAACTTCTCCGGGCCTCATTATGAGTGAATTGAATAAGGTGTTGAATTTAGGCGGGGAAATGAACTCAACGGAAAAAGCGATCTTTGATACTACTCCTAAAAAGCCGTTGGTCTATACTCCACTGAATGAGGGGGACTGCTTGGAGACAGGGCTCTATCAATGGGAGGTTATCAATATCCCCGGACATAGTCCGGGGCACATTGGTCTCTATGAACGAAAGCATAAACTGTTTTTTGGCGGCGATCATATCCTCAATGAGATCACTCCCAATATCACTTTTTTCCATTACAAAATTGATAGTCTTGGCAACTTTATCAGGAGCCTGGAAAAGATCCGCCGGTATGATATTGAACAGGTATTTCCTGCCCACCGCAGCCTTATTGCCAACCACCGGCAGCGGATCGATGAGCTGACCGCCCACCATCAAGAGCGCCTGGTGGAGATTGCTGAGATCCTGGGTGATGGCAAAAAGACAGTGGGTCAGACGGCGGCAAGAATGCACTGGGAGCTGAGATACAACAGCTGGGATGACTTCCCTTTAGCTCAAAAGTGGTTTGCTTCCGGGGAGGCTATGGCTCATCTGGAGCATTTAGTGCATAAAGGAGAAGTTCGGCGGGTGAACCACGATGGGGAAGCCTATTATGAATTAGTAAACTAA
- a CDS encoding sigma-54 interaction domain-containing protein yields the protein MHYTQEEILEAWKNFIVRGVSQEDKVHPSVARSWERCRKLGLDPWSTEFPKCNPSLLQKKRTQYAELLSLAAPVMNYLYTLLDCNISICDSDGFVFELITPLKNYPRTLGAYTDEATCGNGAVTIALREKIPMRTDGYEHYRIISQNHSGVSSPIMIDNALVAVLNGVNPFGSLHDKALAMTITAAKIIEYCLMAGPKPAKPLELRPRIKTMIDDCSSPVLVLEQDGTIYTANHVFASSLAGSDTIGKSLGNYLADKHDLNRLLANNYEQPSEEIEFKTNFTPHKREPFRCRLLRKRQIRLLSGEVHTLLIFKNQGPVSAPHKLSKPHGIDYIGESTAWSKVDSIVQKTAKFPSNVLLLGETGTGKEVVAKAIHQRSGRKGNFVAINCGALPKDLLHSELFGYEEGAFTGARAHGSIGKFEHAHEGTLLLDEIGEMPLDMQVTLLRFLQERTITRINSNKPKKVDVRIIAATNKDMAELVRLGQFRQDLYYRLNVIEINLPPLHERKCDIPLLAEYFISELSRQYNVPSKQIHPAALQILCSYSWPGNVRELKNVIEKALILSEGLEITPEFLPEYILPSQNPTSQSTPLTPRIGESEREHIINLLESYNGNIFQTAKALKMSRNTLYRKIEKYNIQLKTSAVKK from the coding sequence ATGCATTATACCCAGGAAGAAATTCTTGAGGCTTGGAAGAACTTTATAGTCCGCGGAGTGAGCCAGGAAGACAAAGTTCATCCTTCTGTGGCCCGCTCATGGGAACGATGCCGGAAGCTTGGCCTTGATCCCTGGTCAACGGAATTTCCTAAATGCAACCCCTCCTTGTTGCAGAAAAAAAGAACCCAATATGCAGAATTACTGTCTTTAGCAGCTCCAGTCATGAACTATCTTTATACTTTGCTGGATTGCAACATCAGCATCTGCGATTCTGATGGGTTTGTTTTTGAGTTGATTACCCCGTTAAAAAACTACCCCCGGACTTTAGGGGCCTATACCGATGAAGCGACTTGTGGTAACGGCGCTGTCACCATCGCCTTAAGGGAAAAAATCCCCATGAGAACCGACGGCTATGAGCATTACCGCATTATCAGTCAGAACCATTCCGGCGTGAGCTCTCCGATTATGATCGACAATGCATTGGTTGCCGTCCTCAATGGGGTCAATCCCTTTGGCAGCCTTCACGATAAAGCCCTTGCCATGACTATCACTGCAGCTAAAATCATCGAGTATTGTCTGATGGCAGGGCCTAAACCTGCTAAACCTCTTGAACTCAGACCTCGGATCAAAACAATGATCGATGATTGTTCAAGCCCGGTTCTTGTTCTGGAGCAGGATGGGACAATCTATACAGCAAACCATGTTTTCGCAAGCTCTTTGGCCGGTTCCGACACAATCGGCAAGTCTTTAGGGAACTATCTTGCTGACAAACATGATTTGAATCGTCTCCTCGCCAACAATTACGAACAACCCAGTGAAGAAATTGAGTTTAAAACAAATTTCACACCCCATAAAAGAGAACCCTTCCGCTGCCGGCTGCTCAGAAAACGGCAGATTCGGCTTCTTAGCGGTGAAGTCCATACCCTGCTTATTTTCAAAAATCAAGGCCCCGTTTCTGCTCCCCATAAGCTCTCCAAACCTCATGGGATTGACTATATCGGTGAAAGCACCGCTTGGTCCAAGGTAGACAGCATCGTTCAAAAAACCGCCAAATTCCCATCCAATGTGTTGCTGTTGGGGGAAACCGGGACAGGCAAAGAAGTGGTGGCTAAAGCCATCCATCAACGCAGCGGCCGGAAAGGCAATTTTGTAGCTATCAATTGCGGAGCACTGCCCAAGGATTTGCTTCATAGTGAACTTTTTGGCTATGAAGAAGGGGCTTTTACCGGTGCCCGTGCCCATGGTTCCATCGGAAAATTCGAACATGCTCATGAAGGAACTCTGCTTCTGGACGAAATAGGAGAAATGCCCCTGGACATGCAGGTAACTCTCCTGAGATTCCTCCAGGAGCGGACCATCACGCGGATAAACTCCAATAAGCCTAAAAAAGTGGATGTGCGCATTATCGCCGCAACCAATAAAGATATGGCAGAGCTGGTCAGACTAGGGCAATTCCGTCAGGATCTCTATTATCGGCTCAACGTCATTGAGATCAACCTACCGCCGCTCCATGAACGAAAATGCGATATTCCTTTATTGGCGGAATATTTTATATCCGAACTATCCAGGCAATACAATGTTCCATCCAAACAAATCCATCCGGCCGCTCTGCAAATCCTTTGCAGCTACAGTTGGCCGGGAAATGTCAGGGAGTTAAAAAACGTCATTGAAAAAGCGTTGATTTTGTCCGAAGGCCTAGAAATTACTCCCGAATTTTTACCTGAATATATTTTGCCCTCTCAAAATCCGACCTCTCAATCCACACCACTTACTCCCCGAATCGGGGAATCAGAACGGGAACACATCATCAACCTGCTGGAAAGCTATAACGGCAATATCTTTCAAACGGCAAAAGCCTTGAAGATGTCCCGCAACACCTTGTACCGCAAGATTGAAAAATACAATATTCAACTAAAAACTTCAGCAGTGAAAAAGTAA
- a CDS encoding enoyl-CoA hydratase/isomerase family protein, translating into MSETLLWEKQNDGIAYVIINKPERRNAMDADLMVKMVQVLEQLDQDTDVRVIILKGQGDHFSSGGDLKAGVGGEPTVENSRAALQKFIFAVRKIQEMEKPVIAMVKGYAVGGGMSLAMVCDIVFASEDAKFSSNFLKVGITPEMGAMLLMPMMMGAQRAKELWFTGRVIDAAEAKELGFVNRVYTAEEIENATRNFAADLAQMPALPVRITKRITNSTLFNLLNSVMEAELQSTPFCTQTEEHKSLIEEFKNRKK; encoded by the coding sequence ATGTCCGAGACTTTATTATGGGAAAAACAAAATGACGGTATCGCGTATGTAATTATTAATAAACCGGAACGCAGAAATGCTATGGATGCCGATCTGATGGTGAAGATGGTACAAGTTTTGGAGCAACTGGATCAGGATACGGATGTCAGGGTTATCATCCTCAAAGGGCAAGGAGATCACTTCAGCTCGGGGGGCGATTTGAAAGCGGGGGTCGGCGGTGAGCCCACTGTTGAGAATTCCAGAGCAGCCTTACAAAAGTTTATTTTTGCCGTAAGAAAGATCCAAGAGATGGAGAAACCTGTCATTGCTATGGTAAAAGGCTATGCTGTGGGCGGAGGCATGAGCTTAGCCATGGTTTGCGATATTGTTTTTGCGTCGGAGGATGCCAAATTCAGCTCCAATTTCCTCAAAGTAGGAATTACACCGGAAATGGGTGCTATGCTGCTAATGCCCATGATGATGGGTGCTCAAAGAGCAAAGGAATTGTGGTTTACAGGAAGAGTTATTGATGCAGCGGAAGCAAAAGAACTGGGATTTGTTAACAGAGTCTATACTGCGGAAGAAATTGAGAACGCTACCCGGAATTTTGCCGCAGATTTAGCCCAAATGCCTGCTCTTCCGGTTAGAATCACCAAGCGAATTACTAATTCAACCCTGTTTAATTTATTGAACTCAGTGATGGAAGCGGAGCTTCAATCCACTCCTTTTTGCACTCAGACGGAAGAGCATAAATCTTTAATTGAAGAGTTTAAAAACCGGAAAAAATAA